A genome region from Cetobacterium ceti includes the following:
- a CDS encoding sigma factor-like helix-turn-helix DNA-binding protein produces MQGIRFWCQYLKIESYMKDKKYNKFLDFCYKNSVKYISEIDENLLRKYGNEDGVGPGRIQNIRLRLSEIFEDLEKQKYYEELITCKLKNLFYISKDFRELTIGDFLNFDEKEIKLLNISVSLLEKIYDVALNTKPIKEIIKRLEKRFTDDDIQLIIERMEENKTLEEIGLKRGISRERTRQIEIKAKKIIENIFRMYHLNVSLRIECELKDEISLQEVEKKFGKEKIYLVNFLKRNEIFSRPYYVEFLELFLYDKRESFFRIFYSLDLPEILTELEVENLEKTFKKFKWIGIKEIYKIINILGYKKHGKYFLRTNGYRNILEVFFIKEVDTPLRIDEYSIIEIINNINEELDYTLYSEDLGELNSEGLNNLARRLEGLLSRIEGIIMTDSRTYIHIDKIKYDISEFVKIKDEIIKLKPQYIDSIAIYKTLEIRLKEIGIYTDYMFYSLFKYNFSDELNLNTNGNSRVLTIGKQVFNRVEELEKFIKNNGKILEKSFIQDKLGYSTISLNNAIDNSKKIMSFDRSTIGLIDFIIITKDELNYFRKDIEKYSEEGYISIPEFISKIRLDKKYKKFIRKNKINKYFIASYIRYLFPEYKGGCNLLSKK; encoded by the coding sequence ATGCAGGGTATAAGATTTTGGTGTCAATATTTAAAAATTGAAAGTTATATGAAAGATAAAAAGTATAATAAATTTTTAGATTTTTGTTATAAAAATTCTGTAAAATATATTTCTGAAATAGATGAAAATTTATTAAGAAAATATGGGAATGAAGACGGAGTAGGACCAGGAAGAATTCAAAATATAAGATTACGTTTGTCTGAAATTTTTGAAGACTTAGAAAAACAAAAATATTATGAAGAGCTTATAACATGTAAATTAAAAAATTTATTTTATATTTCAAAAGATTTTAGAGAATTAACAATAGGAGATTTTTTAAATTTTGACGAGAAAGAAATTAAGCTATTAAATATTTCAGTCTCTTTATTAGAAAAAATTTATGATGTAGCTTTAAATACAAAACCTATAAAAGAAATTATAAAACGTTTAGAAAAAAGATTTACAGATGATGATATTCAATTAATAATTGAAAGAATGGAAGAAAATAAGACTTTAGAAGAAATAGGATTAAAAAGAGGAATTAGTAGAGAAAGAACAAGACAAATTGAAATTAAAGCAAAGAAAATAATAGAGAATATATTTAGAATGTATCATTTAAATGTATCTCTTAGAATTGAATGTGAGTTAAAAGATGAAATCTCATTACAAGAAGTTGAAAAGAAATTCGGAAAAGAAAAAATATATTTAGTAAATTTTTTAAAACGAAATGAAATTTTTTCAAGACCATATTATGTAGAATTTTTAGAATTATTTTTATATGACAAAAGAGAAAGTTTTTTTAGAATTTTTTATTCTTTAGATTTACCAGAAATTCTTACTGAATTAGAGGTGGAAAATTTAGAAAAAACATTTAAAAAATTTAAATGGATAGGAATAAAAGAAATTTATAAAATAATAAATATTTTAGGATATAAAAAGCATGGAAAATATTTTTTAAGAACAAATGGGTATAGAAATATTTTAGAAGTTTTTTTTATTAAAGAAGTAGATACGCCCTTGAGAATAGATGAATATTCTATTATTGAAATAATAAATAACATAAATGAAGAGCTAGATTATACTTTATATTCAGAAGATTTGGGAGAATTGAATTCAGAAGGGTTAAATAACTTAGCAAGAAGATTAGAAGGGCTATTATCGAGAATAGAAGGAATAATAATGACAGATTCAAGGACATATATACATATTGATAAAATAAAATATGATATATCAGAATTTGTCAAAATTAAAGATGAAATTATAAAGTTAAAACCTCAATATATAGATAGTATAGCTATATATAAAACATTGGAAATAAGATTAAAAGAAATAGGAATTTATACAGATTATATGTTTTATTCATTATTTAAATATAACTTTTCGGATGAGTTAAATTTAAATACAAATGGAAATAGTAGAGTATTAACAATAGGAAAACAAGTTTTTAATAGAGTTGAAGAATTAGAAAAATTTATAAAAAATAATGGTAAAATTTTAGAAAAATCTTTTATTCAAGATAAGTTAGGTTATTCTACAATTTCTTTAAATAATGCAATTGATAACTCGAAAAAAATTATGAGTTTTGATAGATCTACAATTGGACTAATAGATTTTATTATTATTACTAAAGATGAATTAAATTATTTCAGAAAAGATATTGAAAAATATTCTGAAGAAGGATATATTTCTATACCAGAATTTATTAGTAAAATAAGATTAGATAAAAAATATAAAAAATTTATTAGGAAAAATAAAATTAACAAATATTTTATAGCTTCTTATATTAGATATTTATTTCCAGAATATAAAGGTGGATGTAATTTATTAAGCAAAAAATAA
- a CDS encoding GntR family transcriptional regulator: protein MAKVDYIEKFLMENIKNGTYHSDQKIMSENSLANFFSVSRMTARKAILNLISKGYLYQIKGSGTYVANYNSKINYKISNNMGLSDFFLSQNIIIDNKVLHTKHKKANPIIAKKLEISPGTEIFEIERVRYHKNSPIIFEKIFMEKPILLGNNLKIFQNSLNNFLKTKGINILTSIREHSPYIPKDNLKNLFNISENSSLLKTEVIVKDENLKPIYFSEIIYNTNKFKFID, encoded by the coding sequence ATGGCAAAAGTTGATTACATAGAAAAATTTCTTATGGAAAACATTAAAAACGGGACATATCATTCTGATCAAAAAATAATGTCTGAAAATTCATTAGCTAATTTTTTTTCTGTTAGTAGAATGACTGCTAGAAAAGCTATTTTAAATCTTATTTCCAAGGGATATTTATATCAAATTAAGGGTAGCGGAACATATGTTGCAAACTATAACTCTAAAATAAACTATAAAATTTCTAATAATATGGGTTTATCAGATTTCTTTCTTTCTCAAAATATCATTATAGATAATAAAGTTCTTCATACAAAGCATAAAAAAGCTAATCCAATTATAGCAAAAAAATTAGAAATAAGTCCTGGTACAGAAATTTTTGAAATTGAAAGAGTTCGATACCATAAAAATTCACCTATCATTTTTGAAAAAATTTTTATGGAAAAACCTATTTTACTAGGGAATAATTTAAAAATTTTTCAAAATTCTCTAAATAATTTTTTAAAGACCAAAGGAATAAATATACTAACTTCTATTAGAGAACATTCTCCTTATATTCCAAAGGATAATTTAAAAAATTTATTTAATATTTCAGAAAATTCATCTCTTTTAAAAACTGAAGTTATTGTTAAAGATGAAAATTTAAAACCTATTTATTTTTCTGAAATAATATATAATACAAATAAATTTAAATTTATTGATTAA